From Cygnus atratus isolate AKBS03 ecotype Queensland, Australia chromosome 1, CAtr_DNAZoo_HiC_assembly, whole genome shotgun sequence, the proteins below share one genomic window:
- the DOP1B gene encoding protein dopey-2 isoform X2 has product MDPEEQELLGDYRYRNYSSAIEKALRNFESSSEWADLISSLGKLNKALQSNLKYSLLPRRLIVSKRLSQCLHPALPSGVHLKALETYEIIFKIIGTKWLAKDLFLYSSGLFPLLANAAMSVRPVLLGLYEKYFLPLQKSLLPGLQAFVIGLLPGLEEGSEIYDRTDALLVKLSLLMGKEVLYGALWGSVLVSPSIRLPASLFVVSHINRELSGKQQKYMLGTDYKLTIKSLCVSVLDSNVLVQRNTLEVILFFFPFYTALDCNESAILLRRSDLVHILSAATQTLLRRDMSLNRRLYAWLLGSDIKGGTFAPDSTSSEDHAIYFFGKYSKDLLVESLAEILHQKFSESDVEEQHQAYLKPFRILISLLDKPEIGPQVVGDLFLEVIRAFYSYCKDALGSDLKLSYNQSGNILASAIKENKNASEIVKTVNLLITSLSTDFLWDYMTKCFEDCFRNKSTKMRYPLENVSTPPTISELCTLLVFLLDVIPLELYSEVQTQYLPQMLSYMVQSLLENVEVLGLPELTHALRTCFKVLSKVQMPPSYLDIETGSGNGSPVKKDSGDVTLETKSVLQEEDETPFPPLKSEDSGIGLSTSSPELSQHLGVPAVTLERDDVWKKGGSMQKTLHCIQELVAKFASKYIFGVQFQEASNESISAMSLEGKEKKENGYRLPESAGKKKSAWEAKQMTVPQFKQILSDLFSVRGSPFKNKSSHLLSSERNSGNKKEKEEEWDLEQVMLVLGPLRGDCKEAFAAACHLLLDCTTFPVYLSEEEMEQLYLSLFQIPGCDASFPLWLKSLMTVCCCVNDCYVQNVSIFTLLEVINHSQSLALVIEDRMKRYKVSGHNPFLGKLQMVTLPPIAPGVLKIISEKTDFYQRVACVLWNQLNKETREHHIACVELFYRLHCLAPSANICEDIICHALLDHDKGTRLEALFRFSVMWHLTREIQGSRVTSHNRSFDRSLFVVLDSLNCSDGAIGAAAQGWLIRALSLNDVARILEPVLLLLLHPKTQRTSIHYIKQKNSAEDIHLWLHKKKASLKESGVSESNSEENLPLSQFTTVDREAIWAEVEKDPEKPELKTEQFESDASCNPVTSHEVDGDQDNSEHTESADTSTGHDSENTSSFSPSLELQEVSNEDNDSAAADGRENTNHAGSFHASLPESSKSSVALNLVRADSERTQASESLSSDEELDLELQEITSSKLLKQQKEKQEMIEALFKHMLLYLQPYDSKRVLYAFSVLEAVLKTNPKEFIEAVASTSMDTSSTAHLNLIYNLLARHQEALVGQSFYGKLQTQSPTMCPHSLLIELLTYLCLSFLRSYYPCYLKVTHRDLLGNRDVQVKSVEVLIRMMTQLATMAKAAESKNVEFIRNLLGRCKIQEFVLLSLSASMYTSQKRYELLMAGGVHNVPEEDLFEESLINFGHDQIWSEHPLQIELLKLLQVLIILEHHLGQTHEEQENQPDLSKEWQQALNFQQAIGAMQYVYPHPITSQGLFVSAVVRGLQPEYGYGMHPTWVGLVTSSLPYFGKSLGWTVAPFVVQICKNLDELVKQYENEAVKTSVKTSASLTTKRENVTPDYPLTLLEGLTTIGHFCLLDHPNQTKKSSLAEPANLRNARNAILEELPRIINTMSLLWSIIKREDSQKRPTDFFGITKGSSSAYFKATKTLRTKILDFMNPLTAQLGIQLMAAIAAVWNSKKPHRNQSKMKILPAASASQLILVDLICALNTLKTDTILHLVKEVVKKPSQIKGEEKSSLVDIPMLQFSYAFIQRLPVSALQENFQSLLGLLKESVQLNLAPPGHFLLLSTLNDFVTRTPTLENKKDQKDLQEVTQKILEAVGTVAGSSLEQTSWLSRNLEVKAQPQILPDEFNIEDMNDTSVAPSSMVSASAPSIYSVQALSLLAEVLASLLDMVYRSDEKEKAVPLISRLLYYVFPYLRNHSTYNIPSFRAGSQLLGSLSGYAYTKRAWKKEVLELYMDPAFFQMDTSCNHWRSVIDHLLTHEKTMFKDLMNMQSSALKLYPSFEQKAMLLKRQAFAVFSGETDQYHLYLPLIQERLSENLRVGQTSLVAAQMFLFFRVLLLRISPQHLTSLWPIMVTELIQTFLQLEEDLTEEDEPSKSNSKISKQKVSGDGSGSDIQQNELSLYLSACKFLDTALSFPPDRMHLFQMYKWAFVPEVDTESSDVTSHFVENHQECRPHIVRIMDLLKKKYGETNNTNEGISKRHKFPLLNFRTISSITQLMPFFKTLCCAFTTNGSESQHSRTSASLSVDYVGSNGIKILQQLEESVECDFLENMES; this is encoded by the exons atAAAGTCCTTGTGTGTATCAGTACTGGATTCAAATGTTCTTGTGCAAAGAAACACTCTGGAAGTgattctcttcttcttcccatTTTATACAGCTTTG GACTGCAATGAAAGCGCTATTCTACTGCGCAGGTCTGATTTAGTCCATATTCTGTCAGCAGCTACACAGACATTGCTGAGGAGAGACATGTCACTGAATAGAAGATTATACGCGTGGTTGCTAG GCTCTGATATTAAAGGGGGTACTTTTGCTCCAGACTCAACATCTTCTGAAGAccatgctatttatttttttggaaaatactCTAAAGATCTTTTAGTTGAG agTTTGGCTGAAATTTTACATCAGAAATTCTCAGAGTCTGATGTAGAGGAACAGCATCAAGCCTATTTGAAACCTTTCCGCATTCTAATCAGTCTCCTTGATAAACCTGAAATAG GGCCACAGGTTGTTGGGGATCTGTTCCTTGAAGTTATTAGAGCCTTTTATTCCTACTGCAAAGATGCACTTGGTTCTGATCTCAAACTCAGCTACAATCAAAGTGGCAACATACTTGCAAG TGCAatcaaagagaacaaaaatgctTCGGAAATTGTCAAAACAGTCAATTTACTGATCACATCCTTAAGCACGGATTTCCTTTGGGATTACATGACCAAATGTTTTGAAGATTGTTTCAG AAACAAATCCACAAAGATGAGATATCCTCTTGAAAATGTTAGCACTCCTCCTACAATTTCAGAGCTCTGTACACTATTGGTGTTTCTTCTTGACGTGATTCCTTTG gaactCTACTCTGAAGTGCAGACTCAATATCTTCCCCAGATGCTCAGTTATATGGTGCAATCTCTCCTGGAAAACGTGGAAGTATTAGGTTTACCTGAACTCACTCATGCCTTAAGGACCTGTTTTAAGGTGCTTAGCAAAGTACAAATGCCCCCTTCCTATTTGGACATTGAGACAGGCAGTGGAAATGGG agCCCAGTGAAAAAGGACAGTGGGGATGTAACCTTGGAGACCAAGTCTGTGCTTCAGGAAGAGGATGAGACTCCATTCCCTCCCCTGAAGTCAGAAGACAGTGGCATTGGTCTAAGCACTTCCTCCCCAGAGCTCTCTCAGCACTTAGGGGTGCCAGCTGTGACCCTTGAGAGAGATGATGTctggaaaaaaggggggagCATGCAGAAGACTTTGCACTGCATCCAAGAGCTGGTTGCCAAGTTTGccagtaaatacatttttggggTGCAGTTTCAAGAAGCAAGTAATGAAAGCATCTCAGCAATGAGTctggagggaaaagagaaaaaagaaaatggctaCAGATTACCTGAAAGTGCTGGCAAGAAAAAGAGTGCAtgggaagcaaagcaaatgacTGTACCTCAgtttaaacaaatactttcaGACTTGTTCTCAGTTCGAGGATCACCGTTCAAGAACAAGAGTTcccatcttctttcttctgaacGCAACTCtggtaataaaaaagaaaaggaagaagagtggGACTTAGAACAAGTGATGCTTGTCTTGGGACCCCTTAGAGGTGACTGCAAGGAAGCTTTCGCTGCGGCTTGTCACCTGTTGTTGGATTGTACCACATTCCCAGTCTACCTTTCAGAGGAGGAGATGGAACAGCTGTATCTCTCTTTGTTTCAGATTCCTG GTTGTGATGCCAGCTTCCCTCTGTGGCTGAAGTCCTTAATGACAGTATGCTGCTGTGTGAATGACTGCTATGTTCAGAATGTGTCCATCTTCACGCTGCTGGAGGTGATCAACCATTCCCAGTCACTGGCACTTGTGATAGAAGACAGAATGAAGCGATACAAAGTCTCTGGGCACAACCCCTTCCTTGGAAAGCTGCAGATGGTCACACTTCCTCCCATTGCTCCTGGAGTTCTGAAGATCAtctcagagaaaacagatttctacCAG AGAGTAGCCTGTGTGCTCTGGAATCAGCTGAACAAAGAGACCCGGGAACATCATATTGCCTGTGTGGAACTGTTCTACAGGCTGCATTGCTTGGCACCATCAGCAAATATCTGCGAAGACATTATATGCCATGCGCTTTTGGATCATGATAAG GGGACAAGGCTGGAAGCACTGTTCAGATTTTCTGTCATGTGGCATCTGACCAGAGAGATCCAAGGCAGCAGAGTAACTTCTCACAATCGGTCCTTCGATag GTCTCTGTTTGTGGTACTGGACAGTCTCAATTGTTCAGATGGCGCAAttggtgctgcagcacagggctggctgATCCGTGCTCTCTCACTTAATGATGTTGCACGGATTCTTGAaccagtcctgctgctgctgcttcatccAAAGACACAACGCACGTCCATCCACtacatcaaacagaaaaattcagcaG aggatATACATCTTTGGCTTCACAAGAAAAAGGCCTCGTTGAAAGAATCTGGTGTCTCTGAGAGCAATTCTGAGGAAAACCTTCCATTGAGCCAGTTTACCACCGTGGATAGAGAAGCAATTTGggcagaagtggaaaaagatCCAGAGAAGCCAGAGTTAAAAACTGAACAGTTTGAAAGTGATGCCTCTTGCAATCCAGTAACTTCACATGAGGTAGACGGTGACCAAGATAATAGTGAGCACACGGAATCAGCAGACACCAGCACAGGCCATGACAGTGAAAATacatcttctttttctccttctctggagctgcaggaagTGAGCAATGAGGACAATGACAGTGCTGCAGCTGATGGCAGAGAGAACACAAACCATGCAGGTTCCTTCCATGCATCGCTTCCTGAAAGCTCCAAGTCTAGTGTAGCGCTAAACCTTGTGCGTGCTGACTCCGAGAGGACTCAAGCATCCGAATCTCTGTCAAGTGATGAAGAGCTGGACTTGGAGCTCCAGGAAATTACCAGCTCTAAGTTGCtcaagcagcagaaggaaaaacaagagatGATTGAGGCTCTGTTCAAACATATGCTGTTATATTTGCAACCTTATGATTCCAAGAGGGTATTAtatgctttttctgttctggaggcagtgcttaaaACAAACCCTAAAGAATTTATTGAAGCTGTAGCTAGTACTAGCATGGATACCAGTTCCACTGCACATTTGAATCTTATTTACAATCTCTTAGCTCGCCATCAGGAGGCTCTTGTAGGGCAGAGTTTTTATGGCAAACTTCAGACTCAGTCCCCAACCATGTGTCCCCATTCTCTTCTAATAGAATTGCTCACTTACCTCTGTCTCAGTTTTCTGCGCTCATATTATCCGTGCTACTTGAAGGTTACGCACAGAGATCTGCTTGGCAACAGAGACGTTCAGGTAAAAAGCGTGGAAGTCTTGATTAGAATGATGACCCAGCTGGCTACCAtggcaaaggcagcagagagtAAGAATGTAGAGTTCATACGCAACTTGCTTGGAAGATGCAAAATTCAGGAgtttgttcttctttctttgtctgcaTCTATGTACACAAGTCAGAAGCGGTACGAACTGCTTATGGCAGGTGGAGTTCATAATGTTCCTGAAGAAGATCTTTTTGAAGAGAGCCTAATCAATTTTGGACACGATCAAATATGGAGTGAACACCCTCTCCAGATTGAGTTGCTGAAGCTTTTGCAGGTACTGATTATTTTGGAGCACCATCTTGGACAGACTCATGAGGAGCAGGAGAATCAGCCAGACCTCTCCAAGGAATGGCAGCAGGCTCTTAATTTCCAGCAGGCTATCGGTGCGATGCAGTATGTCTATCCGCACCCGATAACTTCACAGGGATTATTCGTCTCTGCTGTTGTTAGAGGTTTGCAACCAGAGTATGGCTATGGGATGCATCCCACTTGGGTAGGCTTAGTCACATCTTCCCTGCCCTATTTTGGAAAGTCTTTAGGCTGGACTGTGGCACCATTTGTTGTACAGATATGTAAAAACCTGGATGAGCTTGTCaaacaatatgaaaatgaagctgTGAAGACATCCGTGAAAACATCTGCAAG cttAACCACTAAAAGAGAGAATGTTACGCCTGATTACCCACTAACCCTTCTGGAAGGTCTGACAACTATTGGTCACTTCTGCCTTCTGGATCACCCTAATCAAACTAAAAAG TCGTCATTAGCCGAGCCCGCAAACCTGAGAAATGCTAGGAACGCCATTTTGGAAGAATTGCCTCGTATTATTAATACCATGTCCCTTCTTTGGAGCATTATAAAGAGGGAAGACTCTCAGAAGAGACCAACTGACTTCTTTGGAATAACTAAAGGCTCTTCCTCAGCATACTTTAAAGCAACCAAA ACATTAAGAACTAAAATACTGGACTTCATGAATCCATTGACAGCACAACTTGGAATCCAGTTGATGGCAGCAATTGCAGCAGTGTGGAATAGCAAGAAACCTCATAGGAATCAAAGTAAAATGAAG aTTCTTCCAGCAGCTAGTGCATCGCAGCTTATTCTTGTGGACTTAATATGTGCACTTAACACATTGAAAACTGATACCATATTACATCTAGTCAAAGAAGTAGTCAAGAAACCATCACAAATCAAGGGTGAAGAG aaatcctCTCTTGTAGATATTCCAATGCTGCAGTTCAGTTATGCTTTCATTCAAAG ACTGCCTGTCTCAGCCTTGCAGGAGAACTTCCAGTCCTTATTAGGACTTCTGAAGGAGTCTGTGCAGTTGAACTTGGCTCCTCCTGGACACTTTCTGCTTCTCAG TACTCTGAATGACTTTGTGACTAGGACACCTAcgctagaaaacaaaaaagaccaaaaagaCTTGCAG GAGGTGACCCAAAAGATTTTGGAGGCTGTAGGGACTGTTGCTGGTTCTTCTCTGGAACAGACTAGTTGGCTGAGTCGGAACTTGGAGGTGAAAGCTCAGCCTCAGATTTTACCAGATGAGTTCAACATTGAAGATATGAATG ATACTTCAGTGGCACCATCGTCAATggtttctgcctctgctccttcaATATACAGTGTCCAAGCTCTTTCACTCCTTGCAGAA gttcttgcttctcttttggACATGGTTTACCGGAGTGATGAGAAGGAGAAAGCTGTGCCATTGATTTCCCGTCTGCTATATTATGTATTTCCTTATCTACGCAACCACAG TACCTACAACATTCCTAGTTTTCGTGCTGGTTCTCAGTTGCTCGGCTCATTGAGTGGATACGCCTATACCAAGCGAGCCTGGAAAAAAGAAGTTCTCGAGCTGTATATGGATCCAGCTTTTTTCCAAATGGACACTTCATGCAATCA TTGGAGATCCGTTATTGATCATCTTCTAACACACGAGAAAACTATGTTTAAAGATTTGATGA ATATGCAGAGCAGCGCCTTAAAACTCTACCCAAGTTTTGAGCAAAAAGCAATGTTGTTAAAGCGGCAAGCTTTCGCTGTCTTCAGTGGAGAAACCGATCAGTATCATCTGTATCTTCCTTTAATACAAG AGCGACTGTCTGAGAACCTCCGGGTTGGACAGACTTCTCTAGTTGCCGCACAGATGTTCCTCTTCTTCAGAGTTCTTTTGTTAAGGATTTCTCCTCAGCATCTAACCTCATTATGGCCAATTATGGTGACTGAATTG attcAGACATTTCTACAACTGGAAGAAGATTTAACTGAGGAAGATGAACCATCAAA aagcaacagcaaaataagcaaacagaaagTCTCAGGTGATGGCAGTGGATCTGACATCCAGCAGAATGAGCTGTCCTTGTACTTATCAGCTTGTAAGTTTTTGGACACAGCACTTTCATTTCCACCCGACAGGAtgcatttgtttcaaat GTACAAATGGGCATTTGTCCCAGAGGTGGACACAGAGTCATCTGATGTGACTTCTCATTTTGTAGAAAATCATCAAGAATGCAGACCACATATAGTAAGAATCATGGATCTGCTAAAGAAGAAATATGgg gaaacaaacaacactAACGAGGGAATTTCCAAGAGGCACAAATTTCCTCTTTTGAACTTCCGCACTATATCAAGCATCACCCAGCTTATGCCCTTCTTCAAGACTCTGTGTTGTGCATTTACAACAAATGGGAGTGAATCCCAGCATTCACGTACTTCTGCATCTCTCTCTGTGGACTACGTTGGCAGTAATGGCATAAAGATCTTGCAACAGCTTGAAGAGAGCGTTGAATGTGACTTCCTTGAAAACATGGAAAGTTAA